The genomic segment CGGCGTGCGGCCTAACGACTCGCGTGCCGCGGGCAGCGCGACGCCTTTGGTCAGCAACCAGAGCGTCAGGACGACCTCGAATACGAACATCGGAAGCCACATCAGCCAGGTGATCGTGGACGCCCAGCTAAATGAGCCCCCGAGCAGCCCCGCCCGTTGCATCGGGAGGAGCGCGACGAGCAATAGCGACGCCAACACACCGAGCCACGCCAGGGCCGCCGGGATCATACGGCCCCGGAGAAGGAGCCAGGCAAACAACGTGCTACCTACAGCAAAGAAGATCGCGGCGTCGTGACTCGGAATGGCTTCGATGACGCGGCAAGTGAGAGCAAGCAGGGCTAGGTCCGCGTCCACGTCGCGCGTAATCGCGTACAGTGTCACACCTAGCACGAGGGCGCAGAGGGAGGTCAGTAGCGCAAGCGCTGCCGTCGCGTGCGGCCTGGCCTGAAGCCCCATGCCCGCCACTCCAGCAGCGATGTAGAGAAGAAACGCGATGCCGGCTAGGCGTGCGTTCGTCGTGCGCGTCATGTGCCCTCCAGCCCCCGGCAAGTTGCCTCACCCGCGTGTCCGTCACCGCGCCCGCGGCCCCCTCGGGGGCGCCG from the Gemmatimonadales bacterium genome contains:
- a CDS encoding DUF4386 family protein, whose product is MTRTTNARLAGIAFLLYIAAGVAGMGLQARPHATAALALLTSLCALVLGVTLYAITRDVDADLALLALTCRVIEAIPSHDAAIFFAVGSTLFAWLLLRGRMIPAALAWLGVLASLLLVALLPMQRAGLLGGSFSWASTITWLMWLPMFVFEVVLTLWLLTKGVALPAARESLGRTPGG